A genomic region of Phragmites australis chromosome 2, lpPhrAust1.1, whole genome shotgun sequence contains the following coding sequences:
- the LOC133905836 gene encoding cytokinin riboside 5'-monophosphate phosphoribohydrolase LOG-like has product MAMEAAVAEKSGGGARAAEAGEAAAVQAGSGGERRSRFRRICVYCGSAKGRKPSYQDAAVELGKELVERGIDLVYGGGSIGLMGLVSHAVHDGGRHVIGVIPISLMPREVTGEPVGEVRAVSGMHERKAEMARFADAFIALPGGYGTLEELLEVITWAQLGIHKKPVGLLNVDGFYDPFLSFIDMAVNEGFIKEDARRIIISAPTAKELVRKLEECVPEYEVGLVWEDQVPPPPQPQQQQHSFAPELEPGIASS; this is encoded by the exons ATGGCAATGGAGGCGGCTGTGGCGGAGAAGAGCGGTGGCGGCGCCAGAGCGGCCGAGGCGGGAGAAGCTGCCGCCGTGCAGGCGGGGAGCGGCGGCGAGAGGCGGTCCCGGTTCCGCCGGATCTGCGTGTACTGCGGCAGCGCCAAGGGCCGGAAGCCGAGCTACCAGgacgccgccgtcgagctcggCAAGGAGCTC GTGGAGAGGGGCATAGACCTGGTCTACGGGGGAGGATCCATTGGCCTCATGGGGCTGGTCTCTCATGCAGTTCATGATGGAGGGCGCCATGTGATTGG GGTCATCCCAATATCCTTGATGCCCAGAGAA GTAACTGGTGAGCCTGTTGGGGAAGTAAGAGCTGTCTCCGGCATGCATGAGAGGAAGGCCGAGATGGCTCGATTTGCTGATGCTTTCATAGCATTACCTG GCGGCTATGGGACTCTGGAGGAATTGCTTGAGGTCATCACCTGGGCTCAACTAGGAATCCATAAGAAACCG GTTGGTCTCCTGAACGTGGATGGGTTCTACGATCCGTTCCTGTCCTTCATCGACATGGCTGTCAATGAAGGCTTCATAAAAGAGGACGCGCGGCGCATCATCATTTCAGCTCCTACAGCAAAGGAGCTTGTCCGGAAGCTTGAG GAGTGTGTTCCAGAGTACGAGGTCGGTTTGGTGTGGGAGGAtcaggtgccgccgccgccgcagccgcagcagcagcagcacagctTTGCGCCTGAGCTCGAGCCCGGGATCGCTTCGTCCTGA